Proteins found in one Neomonachus schauinslandi chromosome 1, ASM220157v2, whole genome shotgun sequence genomic segment:
- the TMEM42 gene encoding transmembrane protein 42 — protein sequence MAERPQSPGGAVCPAAYPDGPAEFPPHLQAGAMRRRFWGVFNCLCAGAFGALAAASAKLAFGSEVNMGFCILGVIVMATTNSLMWTFFSRGLSFSMSSAIASVTVTFSNILSSAFLGFVLYGECQEVLWWGGVFLILCGLSLIHRKLPPSGKDPEYKQK from the exons ATGGCCGAGAGGCCGCAGTCCCCCGGCGGCGCCGTATGCCCCGCCGCCTACCCCGACGGCCCCGCGGAATTCCCCCCGCACCTGCAGGCCGGCGCGATGCGGCGCCGCTTCTGGGGTGTATTCAACTGCCTGTGCGCCGGCGCGTTCGGGGCCCTGGCCGCCGCCTCCGCCAAGCTGGCCTTCGGCAGCGAG GTGAACATGGGCTTCTGCATCTTGGGAGTCATTGTGATGGCGACTACCAATTCTCTGATGTGGACATTCTTTAgccggggcctcagtttctccatgtcTTCAGCCATTGCATCAGTCACAGTGACGTTTTCAAACATCCTCAGCTCG GCCTTCCTGGGCTTTGTGTTGTACGGAGAGTGCCAGGAGGTTTTGTGGTGGGGAGGCGTGTTCCTCATCCTCTGCGGCCTCAGCCTGATCCACAGGAAGCTGCCGCCCAGCGGGAAGGACCCCGAATACAAGCAGAAGTAG